One genomic window of Polyangium aurulentum includes the following:
- a CDS encoding DUF350 domain-containing protein, whose product MNASLFLIGIGKVLFGIVVGAAGVLLGARVLGRLLRWGELDEELKNGNLGVGVLGAAGLFALGLLAQHAVVATFAAMDLMYRGKRLAAPMLGRFAVYGLIHVGVSLAVGAAVLGIGAFLFGRMTRGVDELSEIRKGNVAPALVLGAVMVVIALMAAPGLETALDGLLPLPTLARDEVVEPL is encoded by the coding sequence GTGAACGCCTCGCTCTTCTTGATCGGGATCGGCAAGGTCCTGTTTGGCATCGTCGTGGGCGCAGCAGGAGTTCTGCTCGGGGCGCGCGTGCTCGGCCGCCTGTTGCGCTGGGGCGAGCTCGACGAGGAGCTGAAAAACGGCAACCTGGGCGTAGGGGTGCTCGGCGCGGCGGGGCTCTTCGCCCTCGGCCTGCTCGCTCAGCACGCGGTCGTGGCGACCTTCGCGGCGATGGATCTGATGTACCGCGGCAAGCGCCTGGCCGCTCCGATGCTCGGCCGGTTCGCGGTCTACGGGCTCATCCACGTGGGCGTCTCGCTCGCGGTGGGCGCGGCGGTGCTCGGCATCGGGGCGTTTCTGTTCGGCCGGATGACGCGCGGGGTCGACGAGCTCTCCGAGATCCGCAAGGGCAACGTGGCGCCGGCGCTCGTGCTCGGCGCGGTGATGGTGGTGATCGCGCTGATGGCCGCGCCGGGCCTGGAGACGGCGCTCGACGGCCTGTTGCCGCTGCCGACGCTGGCGCGCGACGAGGTGGTGGAGCCGCTATGA
- a CDS encoding PAS domain S-box protein, translating to MGVQASPASDATASRGGRRRAEMRPPMLAERFFHLSQDPLLVVRFDGTLEDANPAMSALVGRSSGELVGLPLREIVHEDDRALVGAELGRARAIARVGFSCRVRAEDGTHRQLHLSGTPSPEDGVVLFVGRPMASSALETAALTPGSAPAAPLVCLVERLAVTLGAPHILVAKGADWPLTRVRTVAAWVNGALLPEPVEYDLAGTPCERVLRGATCALPSGLQQAFPEDGFLVDIGANSYVGVPILDGRGDVLGHVCVLDRAQLTPEQLEARTTALEAAAVEATHLLERLRTQEVLARMAGDVGAPAGLPRVRELVRMLVEATHVQYVLVSIYDGDPPENANAAVFWAGDGFREPFVYSLVNTPCNVVARSQLCRVPCQLREAFPDDPDLVPMAAESYLGVSLSDGAGRIFGQLALLDTRPMQMLEQLELTLRLFATRIGAELNQERAERVAAQTEARFRLLVEHAADALLVYDRQGTIVEVNPAALEDLRATREEIIGKNLRDLVAGSSGEALLVEVAMREAGEPLTSDAVFSRRDGTTFPAEVRTVVFEEAGRELVLSIARDVTEQRRAEQALKSALRALSTPILEVGEGVLALPLIGAVDRDRASCVMATLLEAIVRTQAEVAILDLTGVQEVDASTASHLLDIARAASLLGSRCLVSGIAPQVARTLVELGAPASDLSTFATLRAALKAGTGKRARKPG from the coding sequence ATGGGCGTGCAAGCGTCCCCGGCTTCGGATGCAACAGCGTCGCGAGGGGGGCGACGCCGAGCCGAGATGAGGCCTCCCATGCTGGCCGAGCGGTTTTTCCATCTATCTCAGGATCCACTGCTCGTCGTACGCTTCGACGGTACGCTCGAGGATGCCAACCCCGCCATGTCGGCGCTCGTGGGCCGATCTTCGGGCGAGCTCGTTGGCCTGCCGCTCCGCGAGATCGTCCACGAGGACGACCGCGCCCTGGTCGGGGCCGAGCTCGGGCGCGCGCGAGCAATCGCGCGGGTGGGCTTTTCCTGCCGCGTCCGCGCGGAGGACGGCACGCACAGGCAATTGCACCTGAGCGGCACGCCCTCGCCCGAGGACGGGGTCGTGCTTTTCGTCGGGCGGCCCATGGCCTCCTCGGCGCTCGAGACGGCGGCGCTCACCCCCGGATCCGCGCCTGCCGCGCCGCTCGTATGCCTCGTCGAGCGCCTCGCCGTCACGCTCGGGGCGCCCCACATCCTGGTCGCCAAGGGCGCCGATTGGCCGCTCACCCGCGTGCGCACGGTCGCGGCCTGGGTCAATGGCGCCCTGCTGCCCGAGCCGGTCGAATACGATCTCGCAGGCACGCCGTGCGAGCGTGTCCTGCGCGGCGCCACGTGCGCGCTGCCCTCGGGCTTGCAGCAGGCATTCCCCGAGGACGGGTTCCTCGTCGACATCGGCGCAAACAGCTACGTCGGCGTCCCGATCCTCGACGGGCGCGGCGACGTCCTCGGCCACGTCTGCGTGCTCGACCGCGCACAGCTCACCCCGGAGCAGCTCGAGGCGCGCACGACCGCGCTCGAGGCGGCGGCCGTGGAGGCGACGCACCTGCTCGAGCGCCTTCGCACGCAGGAGGTGCTCGCGCGCATGGCGGGCGACGTGGGCGCGCCCGCGGGCCTGCCGCGCGTGCGGGAGCTGGTGCGCATGCTCGTGGAGGCGACCCACGTGCAATACGTGCTGGTCTCCATCTACGACGGCGACCCGCCCGAAAATGCGAACGCGGCCGTATTCTGGGCGGGCGACGGGTTCCGCGAGCCCTTCGTGTACTCGCTCGTGAACACGCCCTGCAACGTCGTGGCGCGCAGCCAGCTCTGCCGCGTCCCCTGCCAGCTCCGCGAGGCATTCCCGGACGACCCGGACCTCGTCCCGATGGCCGCGGAGAGCTATCTCGGCGTGTCGCTCTCGGACGGCGCAGGCCGCATCTTCGGGCAGCTCGCCCTGCTCGACACGCGGCCCATGCAAATGCTCGAGCAGCTCGAGCTCACCCTGCGCCTGTTCGCGACGCGCATCGGCGCCGAGCTGAACCAGGAGCGCGCGGAGAGGGTCGCCGCGCAGACCGAGGCGCGATTCCGATTGCTCGTCGAGCACGCCGCCGACGCGCTCCTCGTCTACGACCGGCAGGGCACGATCGTCGAGGTCAATCCCGCGGCGCTCGAGGACCTGCGCGCCACGCGCGAGGAGATCATCGGAAAGAACCTGCGCGATCTCGTCGCGGGCTCCTCGGGCGAGGCGCTGCTCGTCGAGGTGGCGATGCGCGAGGCGGGCGAGCCGCTCACCTCGGATGCCGTGTTCTCGCGTCGCGACGGGACGACCTTCCCGGCGGAGGTGCGCACGGTGGTCTTCGAGGAGGCGGGCCGCGAGCTGGTGCTGTCCATCGCGCGCGACGTGACCGAGCAGCGGCGCGCCGAGCAGGCATTGAAATCGGCCTTGCGCGCCCTGTCGACGCCGATCCTCGAGGTGGGCGAGGGCGTGCTCGCGCTGCCGCTCATCGGCGCCGTCGATCGGGACCGGGCGAGCTGCGTCATGGCCACGCTGCTCGAGGCCATCGTGCGCACGCAGGCCGAGGTGGCCATCCTCGATCTCACGGGCGTGCAGGAGGTCGACGCCTCGACGGCGAGCCACCTGCTCGACATCGCCCGCGCCGCGTCGCTCCTCGGCAGCCGGTGCCTCGTCTCGGGCATCGCGCCGCAGGTGGCGCGGACGCTCGTCGAGCTCGGCGCTCCCGCCTCCGATCTGAGCACCTTCGCCACCCTGCGCGCGGCCCTCAAGGCGGGGACGGGCAAGCGCGCGCGCAAGCCGGGTTGA
- a CDS encoding GNAT family N-acetyltransferase has translation MTSLLEPLDAYLDEAPRGSCEVETVGPFHLFFHRLSDHPFLSYARPAGALEGDLGPPIALVRRRFEERGRRCRWEFLEERAPALVPALAAAGFPEPARHPLMTLVEGELRREEVPGLVVRRVRQDDDLRALRSLAARAFGDGEITDADVEAMRDSLQRSRVFAAFMGDRPVATGTHIPIGTLSEVAGIAVDPTSWGRRIGGAVVATVSADVFASGCSAAFLMAADGRASRLYGRIGYRSVGTAVGVMAPES, from the coding sequence ATGACGTCGCTCCTCGAGCCGCTCGACGCGTACCTCGACGAGGCGCCGCGCGGCTCCTGCGAGGTCGAGACGGTCGGGCCTTTCCACCTCTTCTTTCACCGTCTGAGCGACCATCCATTCCTGTCGTACGCGCGCCCCGCGGGGGCGCTCGAGGGCGATCTCGGCCCCCCGATCGCCCTCGTCCGGCGCCGCTTCGAGGAGCGCGGGCGGCGCTGTCGGTGGGAGTTTCTCGAGGAGCGCGCGCCCGCGCTCGTCCCGGCGCTCGCGGCCGCAGGTTTTCCCGAGCCGGCGCGCCATCCGCTCATGACGCTCGTCGAAGGGGAGCTGCGGCGCGAGGAGGTGCCCGGGCTCGTGGTGCGGCGCGTGCGGCAGGACGACGATCTGCGCGCATTGCGATCGCTCGCGGCGCGGGCCTTCGGCGACGGCGAGATCACCGACGCCGACGTCGAGGCGATGCGCGATTCTCTCCAGCGCTCGAGGGTCTTTGCCGCGTTCATGGGCGACCGGCCGGTCGCGACCGGGACCCACATCCCGATCGGGACGCTGTCGGAGGTCGCGGGGATCGCGGTGGATCCGACCTCGTGGGGCCGCCGCATCGGGGGCGCCGTGGTCGCGACCGTGTCGGCGGACGTCTTTGCCTCGGGGTGCAGCGCCGCGTTCCTGATGGCCGCTGACGGACGGGCGAGCCGCCTGTATGGCCGGATTGGATATCGGTCCGTGGGGACGGCGGTCGGGGTGATGGCGCCGGAATCTTAA
- the bcp gene encoding thioredoxin-dependent thiol peroxidase gives MSTGSRTKAAATPAAKKTSTKTTTKAAAAPTGVKAAAPAKKAAPAKKAPAAEPTSDVTPAFGFTLTADDGSTVKLSDFAGKRVVLYFYPKDDTPGCTRQACAFRDNIDAIRERGAVVLGVSRDSQRAHTNFKNKYDLNFPLLVDPDASVHKAYGAWGLKTNYGKTSEGVLRTTVIIDEEGRIARRFPNVKVDGHADAVLAALDALDG, from the coding sequence ATGAGCACCGGATCGCGCACCAAGGCGGCGGCGACGCCCGCCGCGAAGAAGACGAGCACCAAGACGACCACGAAGGCGGCCGCCGCCCCCACCGGGGTGAAGGCCGCCGCGCCCGCCAAGAAGGCCGCGCCCGCCAAGAAGGCTCCCGCCGCCGAGCCCACGAGCGATGTCACCCCGGCGTTCGGGTTCACGCTGACCGCGGACGATGGGTCCACCGTGAAGCTGTCCGATTTCGCCGGCAAACGGGTGGTTCTTTATTTCTATCCCAAAGACGACACCCCCGGCTGCACGCGCCAGGCCTGCGCGTTCCGGGACAACATCGACGCCATCCGCGAGCGCGGCGCGGTGGTGCTCGGCGTGAGCCGTGATTCACAGCGGGCCCACACCAATTTCAAGAACAAGTACGACCTCAATTTCCCCCTGCTGGTCGACCCGGACGCGTCGGTGCACAAGGCCTATGGCGCGTGGGGGCTCAAGACCAACTACGGCAAGACGAGCGAGGGCGTGCTGCGCACCACAGTCATCATCGACGAGGAAGGCCGCATCGCGAGGCGCTTCCCGAACGTGAAGGTGGACGGCCACGCAGACGCCGTCCTCGCCGCCCTCGACGCACTCGACGGCTGA
- a CDS encoding M3 family metallopeptidase produces MSEPSANPLLTLGYDIPFDRIRGEHVEPAVHALLADARTRLDALVAEPGPRTFDNTLGALERVTENLDFVVGVVGHLESTATTPELRAAYSAVQPPVSEFFSSIALSEGVWNAIKAYAETDEAKALTGTKKRLLEKTLADFRRSGADLDPAGKKRLAEIEVELAQLTLRYAQNVLDATNAFELVIEDREKLAGLPEGAVEAARASAEAKGRTGYRFTLQAPSYLPVMTYLDDRSIRERMYRGYTTRGSAEPWDNRTIVRRILELRREKARVLGYATFADLVLEDRMAKNGSAARRFVETLRDKTARWFERENADLAAFRRELEGPDAPALEPWDVSYYAEKLRKARYDFDEEALRPYFPAERALEGAFAIASRLYDVRIEPLPEAPVWHPNVRVYRVLEADGRQSAAFYVDLWPRETKRDGAWMQGLVTGVWSGDAKGAHLEVLAANITPPLGDRPALLNHREVETLFHEFGHLMHHASSQVEVRTLAGTNVAWDFVELPSQIMENWCWEREALDLFAHHYQTDETLPADLLDRMRAARTFRAANAMMRQLGFAEVDLALHIDWDGERDGDPVEYGRKILERYSPVALPADHAMIAAFTHLFASPVGYAAGYYSYKWAEVLDADAFSRFKREGLFSREVGEAFRSEILARGDSEDPMVLYRRFMGREPTLEALLERDGLVASGTAAAV; encoded by the coding sequence ATGTCGGAACCCTCTGCAAATCCGCTTCTCACCCTCGGCTACGACATTCCTTTCGACCGCATCCGGGGCGAGCACGTCGAGCCCGCGGTGCACGCGCTGCTGGCCGATGCGCGCACGCGCCTCGACGCGCTCGTGGCAGAGCCCGGCCCGCGCACGTTCGACAACACGCTCGGCGCGCTCGAGCGCGTCACCGAGAACCTCGACTTCGTGGTGGGCGTCGTCGGCCACCTCGAGTCCACCGCCACGACGCCGGAGCTTCGCGCCGCGTACAGCGCCGTGCAGCCGCCGGTGAGCGAGTTCTTCAGCAGCATCGCCCTGTCCGAGGGCGTGTGGAACGCGATCAAGGCCTACGCCGAGACCGACGAGGCCAAGGCCCTCACGGGCACGAAGAAGCGCCTGCTCGAAAAGACCCTGGCCGACTTCCGGCGAAGCGGCGCAGACCTCGATCCCGCGGGGAAAAAGCGCCTCGCCGAGATCGAGGTCGAGCTCGCGCAGCTCACGCTCCGCTACGCGCAGAACGTCCTCGACGCGACGAACGCCTTCGAGCTCGTGATCGAGGATCGCGAAAAGCTCGCGGGCCTGCCCGAGGGCGCGGTCGAGGCGGCGCGGGCGAGCGCGGAGGCGAAGGGCCGCACGGGCTACCGCTTCACGCTCCAGGCGCCGAGCTACCTGCCCGTGATGACGTACCTCGACGACCGCTCGATCCGCGAGCGGATGTACCGCGGCTACACGACGCGCGGCTCGGCCGAGCCCTGGGACAACCGCACGATCGTGCGGCGCATCCTCGAGCTGCGGCGCGAGAAGGCGCGCGTGCTCGGCTACGCGACGTTCGCCGACCTCGTGCTCGAGGACCGCATGGCCAAGAACGGCTCGGCGGCGCGGCGCTTCGTCGAGACCCTGCGCGACAAGACGGCGCGCTGGTTCGAGCGCGAGAACGCCGATCTCGCCGCGTTCCGGCGCGAGCTCGAGGGCCCCGACGCCCCCGCGCTCGAACCCTGGGACGTGTCCTACTACGCGGAGAAGCTGCGCAAGGCGCGGTACGATTTCGACGAGGAGGCGCTGCGGCCGTACTTCCCGGCCGAGCGCGCGCTCGAAGGAGCCTTCGCGATCGCGTCACGCCTCTACGACGTGCGCATCGAGCCGCTGCCCGAGGCCCCCGTCTGGCACCCGAACGTGCGTGTCTACCGCGTCCTCGAGGCCGACGGACGGCAGAGCGCGGCCTTCTACGTCGACCTTTGGCCTCGCGAGACCAAGCGCGACGGCGCGTGGATGCAGGGCCTCGTGACGGGCGTGTGGTCGGGCGACGCGAAGGGCGCGCACCTCGAGGTCCTCGCCGCCAACATCACCCCGCCGCTCGGCGACCGGCCCGCGCTGCTCAACCACCGCGAGGTGGAGACGCTCTTCCACGAGTTCGGCCACCTCATGCACCACGCGTCGAGCCAGGTCGAGGTGCGCACCCTGGCCGGGACGAACGTCGCGTGGGACTTCGTCGAGCTGCCCTCGCAGATCATGGAGAACTGGTGCTGGGAGCGCGAGGCGCTCGATCTGTTCGCGCACCACTACCAGACCGACGAGACCCTGCCGGCGGACCTGCTCGATCGCATGCGCGCGGCGCGCACCTTCCGCGCGGCGAACGCGATGATGCGCCAGCTCGGCTTCGCCGAGGTCGACCTCGCGCTGCACATCGACTGGGATGGCGAGCGTGACGGCGATCCGGTCGAGTACGGCCGGAAGATCCTCGAGCGCTACTCGCCGGTGGCCTTGCCGGCCGACCACGCGATGATCGCCGCATTCACGCACCTGTTCGCGAGCCCGGTCGGCTATGCGGCCGGGTATTATTCGTACAAGTGGGCAGAGGTGCTCGACGCCGATGCCTTCTCGCGATTCAAGCGAGAGGGCCTGTTCAGCCGGGAGGTCGGTGAGGCCTTCCGCAGCGAGATCCTCGCGCGAGGCGATAGCGAGGATCCGATGGTGCTTTACCGGCGCTTCATGGGGCGAGAGCCGACCCTGGAGGCCCTGCTCGAGCGCGATGGCCTCGTCGCGTCCGGGACGGCGGCGGCCGTGTAA
- a CDS encoding Hsp33 family molecular chaperone HslO: MNKEQDKVIRAITNDGAFRVITALTTGTVRDAVGAQGARGTVAKRFGELVTGAILIREAMSPNLRVQGILKGAGGKGSMVADSHPDGTSRGLVGFAGETGLGGSGRSTGILQMMRTLPNGALHQGMVEVSFDGEENAISAALMEYMQHSEQIVSTISVTTVVDGDDRIVAAAGYIVELLPEVERGPLMIMTQRLEDFPTLDDMLKGGALSPDSLLDELLHGMPFTKVAESALSYACNCSELRVLSSLATLPRSDLEDLLKDGKVLEISCDYCRKDYRISPAQLRSLLTTS; the protein is encoded by the coding sequence TTGAACAAGGAACAGGACAAGGTCATCCGGGCGATCACCAACGACGGCGCTTTCCGCGTCATCACCGCGCTCACCACGGGCACGGTGCGCGACGCGGTCGGGGCGCAGGGGGCGCGCGGGACCGTGGCCAAGCGCTTCGGCGAGCTGGTCACGGGCGCCATTCTCATTCGTGAGGCGATGAGCCCGAACCTCCGGGTGCAGGGCATTCTCAAGGGCGCAGGCGGCAAAGGGAGCATGGTGGCCGACTCGCACCCCGACGGCACGAGCCGCGGCCTCGTGGGCTTCGCGGGCGAGACGGGCCTCGGGGGGTCGGGCCGCAGCACGGGCATCCTCCAGATGATGCGCACGCTGCCGAACGGCGCCTTGCACCAGGGCATGGTGGAGGTCTCGTTCGACGGCGAGGAGAACGCCATTTCGGCGGCGCTGATGGAGTACATGCAGCACTCCGAGCAGATCGTGTCGACCATCTCGGTCACCACGGTGGTCGACGGCGACGATCGGATCGTCGCGGCGGCGGGGTACATCGTCGAGCTATTGCCGGAGGTCGAGCGTGGCCCGCTCATGATCATGACCCAGCGGCTCGAGGACTTCCCGACGCTCGACGACATGCTCAAGGGCGGCGCGCTCTCGCCGGACTCGCTGCTCGACGAGCTTTTGCACGGCATGCCCTTCACCAAGGTGGCCGAGTCGGCCCTGAGCTACGCGTGCAACTGCAGCGAGCTGCGCGTCCTCTCGAGCCTCGCGACCTTGCCGCGCTCCGATCTCGAGGACCTCCTCAAGGACGGCAAGGTGCTCGAAATAAGCTGCGATTACTGCCGCAAAGACTACCGCATCTCGCCCGCGCAGCTCCGCTCGCTGCTCACCACGAGCTAG
- a CDS encoding porin, which translates to MDFRPLAGRTALAAAFATALLPRAAFAQATPKPPPSAVAFATVPPAPPAPETSTPPLAPRQAPAPAAAVKKESTLDAVSKAARDWFQKLKIRGYTQIRYNRLGETNEKLVNTQGDRSIGENGGFLIRRARVILYGDVHEHVYVYLQPDFASTAADQPHVTMLRDWYADIFVDKKKEFRFRVGQSKVPYGFENMQSSQNRAPFDRSDALNSAVKDERDLGVFFYYAPAHIRKRFKHLVDSGLKGSGDYGVAALGVYNGQTANQTEKNSTPHVVARATWPFEIGKQIVEIGGGGYFGKFVVKTSDGVSAPDELRDVRAHASFVLYPQPFGLQVEYNIGRGPELVGDRVTERPLHGGYAMAMIKLSDFVGYVRAVRYDGGRKFETDAPHYKTREVELGLEWRPIDALELTAAYTFAERTYPKAPYQQESGRFARLQAQINF; encoded by the coding sequence ATGGATTTCCGACCTCTTGCCGGACGGACCGCGCTCGCCGCCGCTTTCGCCACCGCCCTCCTCCCGCGCGCTGCGTTCGCGCAAGCCACCCCCAAGCCGCCTCCGTCGGCCGTCGCCTTCGCGACGGTGCCCCCCGCCCCGCCTGCGCCGGAGACGTCGACGCCGCCCCTCGCGCCGCGTCAGGCGCCCGCGCCCGCGGCGGCGGTGAAGAAGGAGAGCACGCTCGACGCCGTGAGCAAGGCCGCCCGCGACTGGTTCCAGAAGCTCAAGATTCGCGGGTACACGCAGATCCGGTACAACCGGCTCGGCGAGACGAACGAGAAGCTCGTCAACACGCAGGGCGACAGGTCCATCGGCGAGAACGGCGGATTCCTCATCCGTCGCGCCCGGGTCATCCTCTACGGCGACGTGCACGAGCACGTCTACGTCTACCTCCAGCCCGATTTCGCCTCCACCGCCGCCGACCAGCCCCACGTGACCATGCTCCGGGACTGGTATGCCGACATCTTCGTGGACAAGAAGAAGGAGTTTCGCTTCCGCGTCGGCCAATCGAAGGTGCCCTACGGCTTCGAGAACATGCAATCGAGCCAGAACCGCGCGCCCTTCGACCGCTCCGACGCCCTGAACAGCGCGGTGAAGGACGAGCGCGACCTCGGCGTCTTCTTCTATTACGCGCCAGCGCACATCCGGAAACGCTTCAAGCACCTCGTCGACAGCGGCCTCAAGGGCTCGGGCGATTACGGCGTCGCGGCGCTCGGCGTCTACAACGGCCAGACGGCCAACCAGACCGAGAAGAACTCGACGCCCCACGTCGTCGCCCGCGCCACCTGGCCCTTCGAGATCGGAAAGCAGATCGTCGAGATCGGCGGCGGCGGCTACTTCGGAAAGTTCGTCGTCAAGACGTCCGACGGCGTCAGCGCGCCCGACGAGCTGCGCGACGTCCGCGCCCACGCCTCGTTCGTCCTCTACCCGCAGCCCTTCGGCCTCCAGGTCGAATACAACATCGGCCGCGGCCCCGAGCTCGTGGGCGATCGCGTGACCGAGCGGCCGCTCCACGGCGGATACGCGATGGCCATGATCAAGCTCAGCGACTTCGTCGGCTACGTCCGCGCGGTCCGCTACGACGGCGGGCGCAAGTTCGAGACGGACGCGCCCCATTACAAGACCCGCGAGGTCGAGCTCGGCCTCGAATGGAGGCCGATCGACGCGCTCGAGCTCACGGCGGCCTACACCTTCGCCGAGCGCACCTACCCCAAGGCGCCTTATCAGCAGGAGAGCGGCCGCTTCGCGCGCTTGCAGGCGCAGATCAATTTCTGA
- a CDS encoding FAD-binding oxidoreductase — translation MGIDISAHAQQVARIASEIRDKIGRNEPVRIDKGGVSHFVPLPGDPRKQARPIDISQLRNVISIDPERRICVAEPGVTFAEIVKLTLEHGLVPAVVPELEGITLGGAVAGCSIESTSYRLGGFHDSCIEYEIVSGEGEVVTCSEEKDPLLFHMIHGSYGTLGVLTRLTFRLVPAKPYVHLEHRRFERFDDFMREMNDRCRAADYEFIDGIIHGPNSFVLCLGQYVDKAPYLSSYRWLDIYYKSTLARSEDYLTTPDYFFRYDTECHWLSRTVPGLESKPVRFLLGRQVLGSTNLIRWSNRLDKLIGTVKKRPDVVCDYFVPLHNFPTFFEWYAKDFDFWPLWVIPYRMPRPYPWISEEHAARMGDEMFVDCAVYGKENGDPRVDWSEVLEKKTYEMGGIKTLISRNHHSEDEFWRIFDREHYQAAKERLDPRRVFPGLYEKMHRTA, via the coding sequence ATGGGGATCGACATTTCTGCTCACGCGCAGCAAGTCGCGCGCATCGCTTCGGAGATTCGCGATAAAATCGGCCGGAACGAGCCCGTCCGCATCGACAAGGGCGGCGTCTCGCATTTCGTGCCCCTCCCGGGCGACCCGCGCAAGCAAGCCAGGCCGATCGACATCTCGCAGCTCCGCAACGTGATCTCCATCGACCCCGAGCGGCGCATCTGCGTCGCCGAGCCGGGCGTCACCTTCGCCGAGATCGTCAAGCTCACCCTCGAGCACGGCCTCGTGCCGGCGGTGGTGCCCGAGCTCGAGGGCATCACGCTGGGCGGGGCCGTCGCAGGCTGCTCCATCGAATCGACGTCGTACCGGCTCGGCGGCTTCCACGATAGCTGCATCGAGTACGAGATCGTGAGCGGCGAGGGCGAGGTCGTCACCTGCTCCGAGGAGAAAGACCCGCTCCTCTTCCACATGATCCACGGCTCGTACGGCACGCTCGGCGTGCTGACGCGGCTCACGTTCCGCCTCGTGCCCGCCAAGCCCTACGTGCACCTCGAGCACCGCCGCTTCGAGCGCTTCGACGACTTCATGCGCGAGATGAACGATCGCTGCCGCGCCGCCGATTACGAGTTCATCGACGGCATCATCCACGGCCCGAATTCATTCGTGCTCTGCCTCGGCCAGTACGTCGACAAGGCGCCCTACCTGTCGAGCTATCGCTGGCTCGACATCTATTACAAGAGCACCCTCGCCCGGAGCGAGGATTACCTCACGACGCCCGATTACTTCTTCCGTTACGACACCGAGTGCCACTGGCTGAGCCGCACCGTGCCCGGGCTCGAGTCGAAGCCCGTGCGCTTCCTCCTCGGCCGGCAGGTGCTCGGCTCGACGAACCTGATCCGCTGGTCGAACCGGCTCGACAAGCTGATCGGTACCGTGAAGAAGAGGCCCGACGTCGTCTGCGACTACTTCGTCCCGCTGCACAACTTCCCCACTTTCTTCGAGTGGTACGCGAAGGACTTCGATTTCTGGCCGCTCTGGGTCATCCCCTACCGCATGCCGCGGCCCTATCCGTGGATCAGCGAGGAGCACGCGGCGCGCATGGGCGACGAGATGTTCGTCGATTGCGCGGTCTACGGCAAGGAGAACGGCGACCCGCGCGTCGACTGGTCCGAGGTCCTCGAGAAAAAGACCTACGAAATGGGCGGCATCAAGACCCTCATCTCGCGCAACCACCATAGCGAGGACGAGTTCTGGCGCATCTTCGACAGGGAGCATTACCAGGCGGCCAAGGAGCGCCTCGACCCGCGCCGCGTCTTCCCCGGCCTTTACGAGAAGATGCACCGAACGGCCTGA